The following are from one region of the Mauremys reevesii isolate NIE-2019 linkage group 2, ASM1616193v1, whole genome shotgun sequence genome:
- the IGFBP1 gene encoding insulin-like growth factor-binding protein 1 translates to MTGRRALICGCWLLLLGPRLASGAALQPLHCAPCTEEKLALCPPVPAACPETAHQPGCGCCQTCALQLGEACGVYTAGCGRGLSCQVRPGELRPLYALTHGQGACLPTADAERMRMAEAAASLEPEDAPPESTEIAQDQLFNYQLTFPTGQDKSVPWNAISAYENMKAKRITELKKWKEQGPCQKDLYRALDKLAKAQQRAGENIYKFYLPNCNKNGFYHSKQCETSLSGEPAGCWCVYPKSGKRIPGSPELKGDPECQQYLSSQE, encoded by the exons ATGACCGGCAGAAGGGCTCTGATCTgcggctgctggctgctgctcctcGGCCCCCGCCTCGCCTCCGGGGCCGCCCTCCAGCCGCTGCACTGTGCCCCTTGCACGGAGGAGAAGCTGGCGCTGTGCCCGCCGGTGCCCGCCGCTTGCCCAGAGACGGCCCATCAGCCGGGCTGTGGCTGCTGCCAGACCTGTGCCCTCCAGCTGGGGGAGGCCTGCGGGGTGTACACAGCGGGCTGTGGCCGGGGGCTCAGCTGCCAAGTGCGGCCAGGGGAGCTCAGACCCCTGTATGCCCTGACCCATGGGCAAGGGGCATGCCTGCCAACAGCAGATGCAGAAAGGATGCGGATGGCAGAGGCTGCAG CCTCTCTGGAACCTGAGGATGCACCTCCAGAAAGTACTGAAATAGCACAGGATCAGCTGTTTAACTATCAACTGACGTTTCCCACTGGCCAGGACAAGTCTGTGCCTTGGAACGCCATCAGTGCTTATGAAAACATGAAAGCAAAGAGAATCACCGAACTAAAGAAATGGAAGGAGCAG GGACCTTGCCAGAAAGATCTCTACAGAGCACTGGATAAATTAGCTAAAGCTCAACAGAGAGCTGGAGAAAACATATACAAATTCTATTTACCAAACTGCAACAAGAATGGATTTTACCACAGCAAACAG TGTGAAACTTCGCTGTCTGGAGAGCCTGCTGGATGTTGGTGTGTCTATCCAAAGAGTGGGAAAAGAATTCCTGGATCTCCTGAGCTGAAAGGCGACCCTGAATGCCAACAGTATCTCAGCTCACAAGAATAA